The Streptococcus pantholopis genome has a segment encoding these proteins:
- a CDS encoding PrpR N-terminal domain-containing protein: protein MPKFKLLGIAPYEELKHAMETVSKEFTDLEIDVFTADLLQGKELAQKLYPEDYDAVISRGGTAHLIRDTVPIPVFDIAISLYDILGAIELAKNYTDHLAIVGYASITEPAHLICDILQYHIKIITLTDSADTSAILEDLKAQGYSMILCDAITNKTAIQKSLNTILVTSGTESIKHAFQQALMTLKDTQHIKKQNKLLTAYFKEQTAKALIVDDDLQTVYSNINQTLADSIRDFLRSKSKDSPSKIFYHTFNGNLYRIGMQPFKLENETYYFCDIRKSTPPIIRNSFGVQYFDKEDIEKEINSHLLFTSFIQEKSRQLIDTLTAHYSVMIIFGENGTAKTSLAYTAFLQQKQFNQHLIVINSKLIDERTWKYLLNSANGPLVEKENTLLFKNVEQLTATNLEKLLTVIDSTKLLQRNNLLFTYNTKSNDHNEYIYNRIMTHLDCGSLYSPSVRERKNELSSLLTLLLNKLNIKCNREVIGFQPQAMEALLAYDWPRNFNQLEQVLKKLILSTHHYYISEHQVLDLLRQEKRRNRSSNGSKLIESANQPSKTLFDYDKEIILAALEKNNHNQSKTAKELGISRTTLWRYLKMD from the coding sequence ATGCCTAAATTTAAACTGCTAGGAATAGCTCCCTACGAAGAGCTCAAACATGCGATGGAAACTGTCAGCAAAGAATTTACCGACTTGGAAATCGATGTATTTACTGCAGATTTGCTGCAGGGAAAGGAATTAGCGCAAAAACTTTATCCCGAGGACTATGATGCCGTTATTTCTCGCGGCGGAACAGCCCATTTAATCCGCGATACCGTCCCCATTCCAGTCTTTGATATCGCTATTTCTCTCTACGATATTCTAGGTGCTATCGAATTAGCCAAAAATTATACGGATCATCTCGCTATTGTCGGTTATGCCAGTATTACAGAACCTGCTCATCTGATTTGCGATATCCTGCAGTACCATATCAAAATCATCACCTTAACAGATTCAGCGGATACTTCCGCCATTTTGGAAGATTTAAAAGCTCAGGGTTACAGCATGATATTGTGTGATGCCATTACTAATAAAACAGCTATCCAAAAATCACTGAACACTATACTGGTAACATCTGGTACAGAAAGTATAAAACATGCCTTCCAGCAGGCTCTTATGACTCTCAAAGATACCCAGCATATCAAAAAACAAAATAAACTGCTGACGGCTTATTTCAAAGAGCAAACGGCTAAAGCTCTGATTGTTGATGACGACCTGCAGACGGTTTACTCCAATATTAATCAGACACTAGCAGATTCTATAAGAGATTTTTTACGGTCGAAAAGCAAAGACAGCCCTTCAAAAATTTTTTACCACACATTTAACGGCAACCTCTACCGTATTGGGATGCAACCGTTTAAACTTGAAAATGAGACTTATTATTTCTGTGATATCAGAAAGAGCACACCGCCGATTATCCGAAATAGTTTTGGCGTCCAGTATTTTGATAAAGAGGATATTGAAAAAGAGATAAACAGCCATCTGCTTTTCACATCATTTATTCAAGAAAAATCACGACAGCTGATTGATACACTGACGGCCCATTACAGTGTCATGATTATTTTTGGAGAGAACGGAACAGCTAAAACCAGTCTTGCTTATACGGCTTTCCTGCAGCAAAAACAGTTCAACCAGCATCTGATTGTTATTAATTCCAAACTGATTGATGAAAGAACCTGGAAGTATCTGCTCAATTCCGCTAACGGCCCTTTAGTGGAGAAAGAAAACACGCTGCTGTTCAAAAATGTCGAGCAGCTAACTGCCACCAATCTCGAAAAGCTGTTAACCGTTATTGACAGCACAAAACTGCTGCAGAGAAACAATCTACTATTCACCTATAACACAAAGAGCAACGATCATAACGAATACATCTACAACCGAATTATGACACACTTGGACTGCGGCAGTCTCTATTCCCCATCGGTCAGAGAAAGAAAAAATGAACTCTCAAGTCTTCTCACTCTCTTACTCAATAAGCTTAATATTAAATGCAACAGAGAAGTTATCGGCTTTCAGCCTCAGGCAATGGAGGCACTGCTGGCCTATGACTGGCCAAGAAACTTTAATCAGCTGGAACAGGTCCTAAAAAAATTAATCTTAAGCACCCACCACTACTATATTTCTGAACATCAGGTTCTGGATCTTCTTCGGCAGGAAAAAAGGCGGAACAGAAGCTCCAACGGCAGCAAGCTGATTGAATCAGCAAATCAGCCAAGCAAGACCTTATTTGACTATGACAAGGAGATTATCCTTGCAGCCTTAGAAAAAAATAATC
- a CDS encoding four-carbon acid sugar kinase family protein, with amino-acid sequence MLKLLIIADDFTGALDTGVQFSDQGIETLVTTDKDIDFHSLAPDLEVLVIDSESRYLSFEASYTLISSIIQKAKNHGVAYIYKKVDSALRGNISSELKALADQFPNEKIAFVPAFPAINRTVKNGELLIDGRPVAESVFASDPYEPVTESNIAKRLQEEASLGSALCSKESSSFGAAAEQILLFDSEIDDDLRAISQHLAQQRLLKLSVGCAGFAKYLPALLFPQQRKQRYTIDFPLLVISGSVNPITRRQIDYAEKQQAARFSLQAAQLTAEDFWDSRQGQDLLGRYLVTIKEHDLAVFETLNAAALPDFSDKDEKEKTQPAFRFQIGRSLGKIAKYFLEKKLERTLFFIGGDTLFQSMQVLGLDEIQPLSELYPGVVLSRIVWQGQKIQLITKSGGFGQPDLLEKLNQSIIDKEEM; translated from the coding sequence ATGCTGAAACTATTAATCATTGCTGACGATTTTACAGGTGCTTTAGATACTGGAGTCCAATTTTCTGATCAAGGGATAGAAACCTTAGTGACTACTGACAAAGATATTGATTTTCATTCTCTGGCGCCGGATTTGGAAGTTTTGGTGATTGACAGTGAAAGCCGCTATCTCTCCTTTGAAGCCTCTTACACGCTTATCAGCTCTATCATTCAAAAAGCTAAAAATCATGGGGTGGCTTATATATACAAAAAAGTGGATTCTGCACTAAGAGGAAATATAAGCAGCGAACTTAAAGCTTTGGCTGATCAGTTCCCAAATGAAAAAATTGCCTTTGTGCCGGCTTTCCCCGCAATCAACCGCACCGTCAAAAATGGGGAGCTTTTGATAGACGGCAGGCCGGTAGCAGAAAGTGTTTTTGCCAGCGACCCTTATGAGCCGGTTACTGAAAGCAATATCGCTAAAAGATTGCAGGAGGAAGCCTCACTTGGCTCTGCTCTGTGCAGCAAAGAAAGCTCTTCTTTCGGTGCAGCAGCAGAACAGATTCTTCTTTTTGACAGCGAAATCGATGATGATTTACGAGCCATTTCGCAGCATTTGGCTCAGCAGAGATTATTAAAACTAAGTGTCGGCTGTGCTGGTTTTGCCAAATATCTGCCGGCTCTGTTATTTCCGCAGCAAAGAAAGCAAAGATACACAATAGATTTCCCCTTGCTCGTTATTTCCGGATCGGTTAATCCCATCACCCGCAGGCAGATTGACTATGCAGAAAAACAGCAGGCTGCCCGTTTTTCCTTACAGGCTGCCCAGCTGACTGCTGAGGACTTTTGGGACAGTCGGCAGGGACAGGATTTGTTAGGGCGCTATTTAGTAACAATCAAAGAGCATGATTTAGCCGTTTTTGAGACGCTGAATGCGGCAGCATTGCCAGACTTTTCGGATAAGGATGAAAAAGAAAAAACTCAGCCCGCCTTTCGATTTCAAATTGGTCGTTCATTAGGAAAAATTGCCAAATATTTTTTAGAAAAAAAGCTGGAACGCACCTTATTTTTTATCGGAGGGGATACTTTATTTCAGTCGATGCAGGTTTTGGGTTTGGATGAGATTCAGCCTTTATCAGAGCTTTACCCAGGGGTGGTGCTGTCTCGCATTGTCTGGCAGGGACAAAAAATTCAGCTCATTACAAAATCCGGAGGTTTTGGTCAGCCGGATTTATTAGAAAAACTTAACCAATCAATTATTGATAAGGAGGAGATGTAA
- a CDS encoding iron-containing alcohol dehydrogenase — protein sequence MLTDYSLKMPKNIYAGSHALEQIATILPAGLKKVAIFTDKGILQANLLTIPQAVLEEAGLTYEIFADIPAEPDYHQAQAIVDQFKAADADFIMAIGGGSVMDVAKLASILTAGDYQVKDLLDNPLLAKKQVPVLMIPTTAGTGSEATPNSIVGVPEQELKIGIVNPEMIADYVILDGRLLKNLPQPIAAATGVDALCHAIECFTSTKRNPFSNTFALEAFDLIFNNITEACTNPEALAAKNKMLLGSFYAGVAITASGTTGIHALSYPLGGKYHIAHGVSNAILLMPVMRFNEPVIKDYFAQAYDRAVHDGRQHLSVDEKSQYILTQFEHIVTKLDIPTSLKTFNVPETDLEDLVAAGMQVKRLLVNNMREIKSEDARAIYKQVL from the coding sequence GTGTTAACGGATTATAGTTTGAAAATGCCTAAAAATATTTATGCAGGATCGCATGCCTTGGAGCAGATAGCTACTATTCTTCCGGCCGGTCTCAAAAAGGTTGCTATTTTTACAGATAAAGGAATTTTACAAGCTAACCTGCTGACAATTCCTCAAGCTGTTTTGGAGGAAGCCGGTCTGACCTATGAAATTTTTGCCGATATTCCCGCAGAACCTGACTACCATCAAGCGCAGGCGATAGTTGATCAGTTTAAAGCAGCAGATGCAGATTTTATCATGGCTATTGGAGGCGGAAGTGTCATGGATGTGGCTAAACTGGCCTCAATTTTGACAGCAGGTGATTATCAGGTGAAAGATTTGCTGGATAATCCTTTGCTGGCAAAAAAACAGGTACCTGTTCTGATGATACCGACAACCGCAGGTACCGGTTCGGAAGCAACACCCAACAGTATTGTGGGAGTACCAGAGCAGGAATTAAAGATTGGAATTGTCAATCCTGAAATGATTGCTGACTATGTTATTTTAGACGGTCGTCTGCTTAAAAATCTGCCGCAGCCGATTGCTGCCGCAACAGGTGTAGATGCCTTATGCCATGCCATTGAATGCTTTACATCTACAAAACGCAATCCATTCAGCAATACTTTTGCTTTGGAAGCTTTTGATTTGATATTTAATAACATTACTGAAGCCTGCACCAATCCCGAAGCGCTGGCAGCTAAAAACAAGATGCTTTTAGGTTCCTTTTATGCCGGTGTCGCTATCACTGCCTCCGGGACAACAGGTATTCACGCCTTATCTTATCCTTTAGGAGGCAAATACCATATCGCTCACGGTGTCTCAAATGCGATTTTGCTGATGCCTGTTATGCGCTTTAATGAACCCGTTATTAAAGACTACTTTGCACAGGCTTATGACCGGGCTGTTCATGATGGCCGGCAGCATTTATCTGTAGACGAGAAATCTCAGTATATTTTAACGCAGTTTGAACACATTGTGACGAAGCTGGACATTCCGACCAGTCTAAAAACCTTCAATGTTCCTGAAACGGATTTGGAAGATTTAGTGGCTGCAGGTATGCAGGTCAAACGGCTGTTAGTCAATAATATGCGGGAAATCAAATCTGAAGATGCCCGTGCTATTTACAAGCAAGTTCTTTGA
- the dapA gene encoding 4-hydroxy-tetrahydrodipicolinate synthase has protein sequence MVAIKGIITPIITPMLADESVNYDELRRQIDRLIVQGIHGIFVFGTNGEGYILSEEEKIQIMQTAVEQTAGRVPVYAGTGLIGTKDTIRLSQKAEEIGVDVLSVITPSFAAASQNELYDHYKAVAESVDLPIVLYNIPARTGNALAPATVERLSHIENIVGVKDSSGNFDTILQYIERTRWREDFAVLSGNDSLILWTLMAGGVGGIAGCSNIYPFTMAEIYNAYTAGDFEQARFHQDSIRSFRNCFRFGNPNTIVKYAAAELGYPVGKCRAPFNQLSEEGLRALRQVLDENKAKGMES, from the coding sequence ATGGTTGCGATTAAGGGAATTATCACTCCAATTATTACCCCGATGCTGGCTGATGAAAGTGTCAACTATGATGAGCTGCGCAGACAGATTGACCGTTTGATTGTTCAAGGGATTCATGGCATCTTTGTTTTTGGAACAAACGGTGAGGGTTATATTTTATCAGAAGAGGAAAAGATACAGATTATGCAGACTGCTGTTGAGCAGACAGCCGGACGTGTCCCTGTCTATGCTGGAACCGGCTTGATTGGTACAAAAGATACGATTCGTCTGTCTCAAAAAGCAGAGGAAATCGGTGTCGACGTTTTATCCGTCATCACCCCGTCCTTTGCAGCAGCATCTCAAAATGAACTGTATGATCATTACAAGGCAGTTGCCGAAAGTGTTGACTTGCCCATTGTTCTCTATAATATTCCGGCACGTACCGGAAATGCTTTAGCACCGGCTACTGTTGAGCGTCTCAGTCATATTGAAAATATTGTTGGTGTTAAAGATTCCAGCGGTAATTTTGACACTATTTTGCAGTATATTGAGAGAACCCGCTGGCGGGAAGATTTTGCTGTCCTATCAGGCAACGATTCATTGATTCTTTGGACCTTGATGGCAGGAGGAGTAGGCGGGATTGCCGGCTGCTCAAACATTTATCCGTTTACAATGGCAGAAATTTATAACGCTTATACAGCAGGGGATTTCGAGCAAGCCAGATTCCATCAGGACTCTATTCGATCATTTAGAAACTGTTTCCGCTTTGGCAACCCTAATACCATTGTTAAATATGCGGCAGCCGAATTAGGCTATCCGGTAGGAAAGTGCCGTGCCCCTTTCAATCAGCTGTCAGAAGAAGGACTTAGGGCTTTGCGTCAGGTTTTAGATGAAAACAAGGCTAAAGGTATGGAAAGCTGA
- the pdxA gene encoding 4-hydroxythreonine-4-phosphate dehydrogenase PdxA: MKKIIGITLGDPAGIGPEISLKAFGKAELYERCRPLLVGDKSVLDYYLEKHPELDLKVHVVNDPKDGIYQLGTVDLIDLDKIDMSEFKIGHVSSSGGDAAFCYVKKVIELALAKAVDATVTNPLNKEALNLSGHHYAGHTEIYADLTGTDKYTMLLADGNLRVVHVSTHVSLREACDRATMERVLDVIRIADKACHNLGISNPRIAVAGLNPHCGENGLFGREEIEEINPAVEAAQAEGINVYGSLPADTLFSKANGGLYDMVVAMYHDQGHIPLKLLGFVYDQQKAGWKAVQGVNITLGLPIIRTSVDHGTAFDQAGKWTASELSLENAIDYAIRLAEHS, translated from the coding sequence ATGAAAAAAATTATTGGAATTACTTTAGGTGATCCTGCTGGAATTGGTCCGGAGATTTCTTTAAAAGCATTTGGCAAAGCAGAACTTTATGAGCGCTGCCGTCCTTTGCTTGTTGGTGATAAGTCGGTACTTGATTATTATTTAGAAAAGCATCCTGAGCTGGATTTAAAGGTTCATGTTGTTAATGATCCTAAAGATGGGATTTATCAGCTTGGGACTGTTGATTTGATTGATTTGGATAAGATTGATATGTCTGAATTCAAAATCGGTCATGTGTCTTCAAGTGGGGGTGATGCAGCATTTTGCTATGTCAAAAAAGTTATTGAATTGGCTCTTGCAAAAGCAGTGGATGCTACAGTGACCAATCCTCTAAATAAGGAAGCCCTTAATCTGAGCGGACACCATTATGCCGGGCATACCGAAATTTATGCTGATTTAACAGGAACGGATAAATATACTATGCTGCTTGCAGATGGTAATTTGCGTGTCGTCCATGTTTCTACTCATGTTTCTTTACGAGAGGCGTGTGACAGGGCGACAATGGAGAGGGTGCTGGATGTTATACGGATAGCAGACAAGGCCTGTCATAATTTAGGAATCTCTAACCCGCGTATTGCGGTAGCAGGTCTTAATCCGCATTGTGGTGAAAATGGACTGTTTGGCCGTGAAGAAATCGAAGAAATTAATCCGGCTGTTGAAGCTGCGCAAGCAGAAGGAATAAATGTGTACGGCTCATTGCCGGCCGATACCTTATTTTCCAAAGCAAATGGAGGACTGTATGATATGGTCGTTGCTATGTATCATGATCAGGGCCATATTCCGCTGAAATTATTGGGTTTTGTATATGATCAGCAAAAAGCCGGTTGGAAAGCTGTTCAAGGGGTTAATATTACACTTGGTCTGCCTATTATCAGAACATCAGTTGATCATGGTACGGCTTTTGACCAAGCCGGTAAGTGGACAGCCAGCGAATTGAGTCTGGAAAATGCCATTGATTATGCTATCCGTCTGGCAGAGCATTCATAA
- a CDS encoding YhcH/YjgK/YiaL family protein translates to MIIDRAERLEYYQPILPKIKDALAVLEAHKDDWAAGVSYSFSGGRLFFQKGRTKPLELSQFEAHRKFIDVQFVLEGAEYVALEDLAELSVALPYQQEKDVEKYEGSVRHYMKITEGMAYVCFPWDAHRAVFHTDEELTFTKAVVKLAVEERREE, encoded by the coding sequence ATGATAATTGATCGTGCTGAACGTTTGGAATACTATCAGCCTATTTTACCTAAAATTAAAGACGCCTTAGCTGTTTTAGAAGCTCATAAAGATGATTGGGCAGCAGGAGTGTCCTATTCTTTTTCAGGAGGCAGGCTTTTTTTCCAAAAAGGGCGGACAAAACCGTTAGAACTTTCACAGTTTGAAGCCCATCGGAAATTTATTGATGTCCAGTTCGTTTTGGAGGGAGCCGAGTATGTTGCACTGGAAGACTTAGCGGAGTTGTCTGTCGCCCTTCCCTATCAGCAGGAAAAGGATGTTGAAAAATATGAGGGGTCAGTTCGCCATTACATGAAAATCACAGAGGGCATGGCCTACGTTTGTTTTCCATGGGACGCTCACCGGGCAGTTTTCCATACAGACGAGGAGTTGACATTTACTAAGGCTGTGGTTAAATTAGCAGTAGAAGAGAGGAGAGAAGAATGA
- a CDS encoding sialidase family protein: MTTTLPQIRVDNPDGVLYHDRYLNVDFALLPTGGKATAHAPTLIETKDGGLLCAWFAGSFEGSGDISIAVSKYQPDEQRWSSPQIVSQGQGRSEQNPAFFRAPDGQIWLIYTSQLSRQEGKDNMQFTSVIMVQKSSDEGLTWGDAQVLFPEQGTFSRQTIQILSNGRWLFSTWLCEDSADGLTNDPTEFRQSDDAGKTWKRVPMPESNGRVHANVVEDERGHLLAFMRSRFADNIYVSESYDYGDSWSSPHKTVLPNNNASISAIKLQSGELALAYNPNRAAKPEFGKVAWPGLRHPVAVSLSEDLGQTWPLGRIFEPAEGYIGAENKTNNSQYEYPTLYQSQDGMLHLVYAYKNRLCIKYLRFHLSDLLGDKRESEGLYNPTSGQGVEK, encoded by the coding sequence ATGACAACTACATTACCTCAAATACGTGTTGACAACCCAGATGGTGTGCTTTATCATGATCGCTATTTAAATGTTGATTTTGCTTTGCTTCCGACTGGCGGTAAAGCAACTGCCCACGCCCCAACACTGATTGAAACAAAGGACGGCGGGCTTTTATGTGCTTGGTTCGCAGGAAGCTTTGAAGGAAGCGGTGATATTTCAATTGCTGTATCAAAGTACCAGCCTGACGAACAAAGATGGTCTTCACCGCAAATTGTTTCTCAAGGTCAAGGCCGCAGTGAGCAGAATCCAGCTTTCTTTCGGGCACCAGATGGTCAAATATGGCTGATTTACACATCTCAGCTCAGCCGTCAGGAAGGCAAGGATAATATGCAGTTTACTTCAGTCATCATGGTACAGAAATCTAGCGATGAAGGCCTTACTTGGGGAGACGCTCAGGTTCTTTTTCCAGAGCAGGGGACTTTTTCCCGGCAAACGATTCAGATTTTAAGCAACGGCCGCTGGCTTTTTTCAACATGGCTATGTGAAGATTCAGCAGATGGATTGACTAATGATCCGACTGAATTTCGACAATCAGATGATGCCGGAAAAACGTGGAAACGCGTACCGATGCCTGAAAGTAACGGCCGGGTTCATGCCAATGTTGTTGAAGACGAAAGAGGACATCTGCTGGCTTTTATGCGCAGCCGTTTTGCCGACAATATCTATGTCAGTGAATCTTATGACTATGGTGATTCTTGGAGCAGTCCGCACAAAACTGTCCTGCCTAATAATAATGCCAGCATCAGTGCTATAAAGCTGCAGTCGGGGGAGCTTGCTCTTGCTTACAATCCCAATAGAGCCGCTAAGCCGGAATTTGGCAAAGTTGCTTGGCCGGGGCTCCGGCATCCTGTTGCTGTATCTTTGTCGGAAGATTTAGGCCAGACTTGGCCGCTGGGCAGAATTTTTGAGCCAGCAGAAGGCTATATCGGTGCAGAAAACAAGACCAACAATTCGCAGTATGAATATCCGACATTGTATCAAAGTCAAGATGGTATGCTGCATCTGGTTTATGCCTATAAAAACCGTTTGTGTATTAAATACCTCCGTTTTCACTTAAGCGATCTTTTAGGAGATAAGCGGGAGAGTGAAGGGCTTTACAACCCAACCTCTGGTCAGGGTGTTGAAAAATAA
- a CDS encoding cation-translocating P-type ATPase, translating to MSKEQKKENFYTQDVASVLSALKSSKKGLTTQEAQQRLAEYGRNELDEGEKRTLLAKFIDQFKDLMIIILLVAAVLSVITSGGEGVTDAIIILAVVILNAAFGVYQEGQAEAAIAALKSMSSPSARVRRDGHVKEVDAKELVPGDIVMLEAGDVVPADMRLLEANSLKIEEAALTGESVPVDKDLGAEIPGDASIGDRLNMAYQNSNVTYGRGMGLVTNTGMYTEVGHIAGMLANTDETDTPLKQNLNQLSKVLTYVVVVIALITFIVGVFLRGQEVLTGLMTAVALAVAAIPEGLPAIVTVVLSLGTQTLAKRHSIVRKLPAVETLGSTEIIASDKTGTLTMNQMTVEKMYYNGQLYDANDDIEQNNMALRVMNFANDTKVDQKGKLIGDPTETALVQYGFDHNFDVREELKTEPRVAELPFDSDRKLMSTVHKLGDSTFLVAVKGAPDQLLKRVTQIEENGAVRAITEADKDTILAANKSLAKQALRVLMMAYKYEDTIPELDSETIENNLIFAGLVGMIDPERPEAAEAVRVAKEAGIRPIMITGDHQDTAEAIAKRLGIIEADDSEDHVFTGAELNELSDEDFQKVFKQYSVYARVSPEHKVRIVKAWQNEGKVVAMTGDGVNDAPSLKTADIGIGMGITGTEVSKGASDMVLADDNFATIIVAVEEGRKVFSNIQKSIQYLLSANMAEVFTIFFATLFGWDVLEPVHLLWINLVTDTLPAIALGVEPAEPGVMQHKPRGRQSSFFSGGVMGAIIYQGILQTLLVLGVYGWAIINPEHAGNQAIHEDALTMAYATLGLIQLVHAFNVKSVYQSIFKVGLFKNKLFNWSIPAAFILLMSTIAIPGFNSFFHVARLSLTQWGVVVIGSLMMVLIVELVKAAQRAAGQDKKAI from the coding sequence TTGTCAAAAGAACAAAAGAAAGAGAATTTTTATACACAAGATGTGGCGTCTGTTCTTTCTGCTTTAAAGAGTTCTAAGAAAGGGCTGACAACGCAGGAAGCTCAGCAGCGTTTGGCTGAATATGGACGCAATGAATTAGATGAAGGCGAAAAGCGTACTCTTTTAGCCAAATTTATTGATCAATTCAAGGATTTGATGATTATTATCCTCTTGGTTGCAGCAGTGCTGTCTGTCATTACTTCGGGCGGCGAAGGAGTGACAGATGCCATTATTATTTTGGCTGTTGTTATTTTGAATGCAGCTTTTGGGGTTTACCAAGAAGGACAGGCTGAAGCGGCTATAGCAGCCTTAAAATCTATGTCCAGTCCTTCGGCACGTGTCCGCCGTGACGGTCATGTTAAAGAGGTCGATGCAAAAGAGTTGGTTCCAGGAGATATCGTGATGCTGGAAGCAGGTGATGTGGTGCCGGCTGATATGCGGCTTTTGGAGGCTAACTCGCTCAAGATTGAAGAGGCCGCCCTTACAGGAGAATCGGTTCCTGTGGATAAAGATTTAGGAGCAGAGATTCCGGGTGATGCCAGCATCGGTGACCGTCTGAATATGGCTTACCAAAATTCAAATGTGACTTACGGCCGCGGTATGGGTTTGGTGACCAATACCGGTATGTATACTGAGGTTGGTCATATTGCCGGTATGCTTGCCAATACTGATGAAACAGACACCCCTCTCAAGCAAAACCTCAATCAGCTGTCTAAGGTCTTAACCTATGTTGTGGTTGTTATTGCCCTTATCACTTTTATAGTTGGTGTTTTTCTTCGCGGTCAGGAAGTGCTGACAGGGCTTATGACTGCTGTAGCGCTTGCTGTAGCAGCAATTCCTGAAGGACTTCCGGCTATTGTGACAGTTGTTCTGTCATTAGGGACGCAGACATTAGCTAAACGCCATTCTATTGTCCGTAAACTTCCTGCAGTTGAAACATTGGGATCAACGGAGATCATTGCTTCAGACAAAACAGGGACACTGACAATGAATCAAATGACTGTTGAAAAAATGTATTACAATGGTCAGCTGTATGATGCTAATGATGATATTGAGCAAAATAATATGGCTCTCCGCGTTATGAATTTTGCTAATGACACGAAGGTGGATCAAAAAGGGAAACTTATTGGGGATCCTACAGAAACAGCACTTGTCCAGTACGGTTTTGATCATAATTTTGATGTGCGGGAGGAGCTGAAGACTGAGCCGCGTGTAGCAGAACTTCCTTTTGATTCTGACCGTAAGCTTATGTCAACTGTTCATAAACTGGGGGACAGCACATTTTTAGTGGCTGTTAAAGGAGCGCCGGATCAGCTGCTTAAGCGTGTGACGCAGATTGAGGAAAACGGTGCTGTCCGTGCTATTACAGAAGCGGATAAGGACACGATTCTGGCAGCTAATAAATCACTTGCCAAACAAGCTCTGCGCGTGCTGATGATGGCCTACAAATATGAAGACACCATTCCGGAACTGGATTCAGAAACTATTGAAAACAATCTTATCTTTGCCGGTTTAGTCGGTATGATTGATCCGGAACGTCCGGAAGCTGCAGAGGCCGTCCGTGTAGCTAAAGAAGCTGGAATCCGTCCGATTATGATTACAGGAGACCATCAGGATACAGCAGAAGCCATTGCCAAGCGTCTAGGGATTATTGAAGCTGATGACAGTGAGGACCATGTTTTTACCGGTGCAGAGCTGAATGAACTGTCAGATGAAGACTTTCAAAAGGTTTTCAAACAGTATTCTGTTTATGCCCGTGTATCGCCTGAGCATAAGGTGCGAATTGTCAAAGCTTGGCAAAATGAAGGCAAGGTTGTTGCTATGACAGGCGATGGCGTAAATGATGCCCCATCCCTTAAAACAGCCGATATCGGTATTGGTATGGGTATTACCGGAACTGAAGTATCTAAAGGAGCATCCGATATGGTGCTTGCTGATGATAATTTTGCGACAATCATTGTAGCGGTTGAAGAGGGGCGCAAGGTCTTCTCTAATATTCAAAAATCGATTCAGTACCTCCTTTCGGCTAATATGGCCGAGGTCTTTACCATCTTCTTTGCCACCCTTTTTGGCTGGGATGTTTTAGAGCCTGTTCATCTGCTGTGGATTAATTTGGTAACCGATACTTTACCAGCTATTGCACTGGGAGTTGAGCCGGCTGAACCGGGAGTTATGCAACACAAACCGCGCGGCCGACAATCCAGTTTCTTTTCAGGCGGTGTGATGGGGGCCATTATTTATCAGGGAATTTTGCAGACGCTGCTGGTTTTAGGGGTTTATGGCTGGGCCATTATTAATCCTGAACATGCCGGCAACCAAGCTATACATGAGGATGCCCTGACTATGGCTTATGCGACACTGGGCTTGATACAGCTGGTCCATGCCTTCAATGTCAAATCGGTTTATCAGTCTATCTTTAAAGTGGGGCTCTTTAAGAATAAACTCTTTAATTGGTCCATTCCTGCAGCATTTATCCTTTTGATGTCAACAATTGCTATCCCGGGCTTCAACAGCTTCTTCCATGTTGCCCGTCTGAGTCTGACACAATGGGGAGTTGTAGTCATCGGCAGTTTAATGATGGTTCTTATTGTTGAACTGGTTAAGGCTGCGCAGCGAGCTGCCGGTCAAGATAAAAAAGCCATTTAA